In one Yarrowia lipolytica chromosome 1A, complete sequence genomic region, the following are encoded:
- a CDS encoding uncharacterized protein (Compare to YALI0A18612g, similar to uniprot|P32496 Saccharomyces cerevisiae YFR052w NIN1 26S proteasome regulatory subunit, similar to Saccharomyces cerevisiae RPN12 (YFR052W); ancestral locus Anc_3.580), which translates to MSPIASLESAYKAGDYEKVEQLLLPLKVDMAKSGLLTSPNSSGHSKADLEAARTALEIGALSAVNLGKEAEFTRFVAQSRQFYGIQGLSASPHESKIVALYLLLLLSQNEIAQFHTELESLDFDTVENDKFLSFPIKLERWIMEGAYDRVWKAITNKDAVPSSEFLCFADPLVFAIRGEIALCAEKAYTSLPLNNARHLLFFDSDQGVVDFVQEQPGWEIHGERITFPGVISEDATLNSRKVTEKLIGNSLEYAKEMEQII; encoded by the coding sequence ATGTCTCCAATCGCATCTCTGGAAAGCGCATACAAGGCCGGCGACTACGAAAAGgtggagcagctgcttTTGCCCCTTAAGGTGGACATGGCCAAAAGCGGGCTTCTGACGTCGCCCAACTCGTCTGGTCATTCAAAGGCGGACCTGGAGGCAGCTCGAACGGCGCTCGAGATTGGCGCTCTGTCTGCCGTCAATCTGGGCAAAGAGGCCGAATTCACCAGGTTTGTGGCGCAATCGCGGCAGTTTTATGGCATCCAGGGTCTTTCTGCGTCGCCCCACGAGTCCAAGATTGTGGCGCTCtatctgctgctgctgctgtcgcaGAACGAAATTGCGCAGTTCCACACCGAGCTGGAGTCGTTGGACTTTGACACGGTGGAAAACGACAAGTTTCTATCGTTCCCCATTAAGCTAGAGAGATGGATCATGGAGGGAGCCTACGACCGGGTGTGGAAGgccatcaccaacaaggacgCTGTTCCCAGCTCCGAGTTTCTCTGTTTCGCCGACCCTCTAGTATTTGCCATCCGGGGTGAAATTGCTTTGTGCGCCGAAAAGGCATACACCTCGCTGCCTCTCAACAATGCTCGACATTTGCTGTTTTTCGACTCGGACCAGGGCGTGGTGGACTTTGTGCAGGAGCAGCCTGGCTGGGAGATCCACGGTGAGCGAATCACCTTCCCGGGTGTTATCAGCGAGGACGCCACTCTGAATAGCAGAAAGGTGACCGAGAAACTGATTGGAAACTCGTTGGAGTacgccaaggagatggagcagaTTATCTAA
- a CDS encoding uncharacterized protein (Compare to YALI0A18634g, no similarity), translating to MDPRQALQTIGKSGVLSVGSAEQISELSVTLRDTKYQSDIGKVLPEICEVFDLPASTDNLIVVSYLRIIGNCVSENEVNRAILLDVWLNQDSFRHYMSSLVKTKNSMALPFYSAVLFNWANGEDPDVKEELVHSQEFTQGLVLLFETLTDTDFVSIGTLLTMLQMWVIGRLKLDPRILAAVYQYLLNCTQKDSNVPGATELLLVMVNDEETGKMVEFDKLYKLVVDLSQDNPDDALLAPLDLRRALYTALVCASEGINMNQLEFVYQLKDLKFWDPQLAGIGPSCWIAVTSTLITNESDLATVLTKYPHLIEESLFLLQTGQYTDQLQSGGHFLKLASNKKDYCVELAASPLLKQGLTNLLAFPYIPELRLLGAQILLNVVKHVSDKDTDALLKTLGAQFYKNEADAHIKSVLQTALSYCSDMDRDMLDHVIDGLAGPITPRTMRITTVVGVHAAKLDEAQRKKVLAFLEKCTELDKSDQLNKGVVNNAAYICKVGDFGDDLLRKLI from the coding sequence ATGGACCCCAGGCAAGCATTACAAACGATCGGCAAAAGTGGCGTTCTTTCCGTCGGATCTGCCGAGCAGATCTCGGAACTGTCAGTCACTCTCAGAGACACAAAGTACCAGTCGGACATTGGCAAGGTGCTTCCTGAGATCTGCGAGGTGTTTGATCTACCCGCATCCACCGACAACCTCATTGTTGTGTCCTACTTACGCATCATCGGCAACTGCGTGAGTGAAAATGAGGTCAATAGAGCCATTTTGCTGGACGTGTGGCTCAACCAGGACTCCTTCAGACACTACATGAGCTCATTGGTGAAGACTAAGAACTCGATGGCCCTTCCCTTCTACTCGGCAGTGCTCTTCAACTGGGCCAATGGCGAAGACCCcgacgtcaaggaggaacTGGTTCACAGTCAGGAGTTCACCCAGGGACTGGTGTTGCTGTTTGAAACCCTGACAGATACCGACTTTGTATCGATAGGCACTCTGCTGACCATGCTGCAAATGTGGGTGATTGGTCGACTAAAACTGGACCCCAGAATCCTCGCGGCGGTCTACCAATATCTGCTGAATTGTACCCAGAAAGACTCCAATGTTCCGGGAGCCACAGAGCTGCTTCTGGTCATGGTCAACGACGAGGAAACAGGAAAGATGGTGGAATTTGACAAACTGTACAAGCTGGTAGTGGATTTATCGCAGGACAATCCCGATGACGCTCTTTTGGCCCCTCTTGATCTCAGAAGAGCCCTCTACACCGCTCTGGTGTGTGCTTCGGAAGGTATCAACATGAACCAGCTCGAGTTTGTGTACCAATTGAAAGATCTCAAGTTCTGGGACCCTCAATTGGCCGGAATTGGGCCCTCCTGTTGGATTGCGGTGACTAGTACTCTGATTACTAATGAGTCAGATCTGGCCACTGTGCTGACAAAGTACCCGCATCTGATTGAAGAGTCGCTGTTTCTGCTCCAAACTGGCCAGTACACGGACCAGTTGCAGTCGGGAGGCCACTTCCTCAAACTGGCgtccaacaagaaggattATTGTGTGGAATTGGCAGCTAGTCCACTGCTCAAACAAGGACTTACTAATCTGCTGGCTTTCCCTTACATTCCCGAACTGAGACTTTTGGGAGCACAGATTCTgctcaatgtcgtcaaACACGTCTCTGACAAGGACACTGACGCTCTATTGAAGACCCTGGGAGCCCAGTTTTACAAAAATGAAGCAGACGCTCATATCAAGTCTGTACTACAAACCGCCCTTTCATACTGCTCGGATATGGATCGAGACATGCTTGACCATGTAATCGACGGGCTGGCCGGGCCCATTACCCCCCGAACCATGCGAATCACCACCGTTGTCGGTGTTCATGCTGCCAAGTTAGATGAGGCCCAGCGAAAGAAGGTGCTCGCCTTTTTGGAAAAGTGCACCGAGCTGGACAAGTCcgaccagctcaacaaggGCGTGGTGAACAACGCCGCGTATATTTGCAAGGTGGGTGATTTCGGCGATGACCTCCTTCGCAAACTCATTTGA
- a CDS encoding uncharacterized protein (Compare to YALI0A18656g, weakly similar to DEHA0B03113g Debaryomyces hansenii): MTKATETAFFFVALIAVYAALWFGFIPVGEKIRQEIVPLLPFWTIVSFGSYSLGTLGWDILSFNDKPEKYAELKEVSRRGEVTRLHFVANMCSASVTSWMEMKCRSGYGVSLYQSRAIVCDFERVKLW, from the coding sequence ATGACCAAGGCCACCGAAACCGCTTTTTTCTTTGTGGCTCTAATTGCCGTGTACGCCGCTCTGTGGTTCGGCTTCATTCCTGTCGGCGAGAAGATCCGACAGGAGATTGTGCCTCTGCTGCCTTTCTGGACCATTGTTTCGTTTGGCTCTTATTCTCTGGGTACTCTGGGCTGGGATATTCTGTCCTTCAACGACAAGCCCGAGAAGTACGCCGAGCTGAAGGAGGTGAGTAGGAGAGGAGAGGTGACAAGGTTGCATTTCGTTGCGAATATGTGCAGTGCAAGTGTGACGTCCtggatggagatgaagtGCCGGAGTGGATACGGAGTATCACTATACCAGAGTCGTGCCATTGTGTGTGATTTTGAGAGGGTTAAACTGTGGTGA
- a CDS encoding uncharacterized protein (Compare to YALI0A18678g, no similarity, similar to Saccharomyces cerevisiae YPL107W; ancestral locus Anc_8.591), with translation MFSTIVSDQRTVQDGLEMTRQDPPKTSFTNQVQRKQPRGVGHKGANHKKTFSPSKPSSLTFDTSDRKHDNLTAQQRAELVFGKVGSRKARREDAEKLTRVIAGVRVPPRPEEPENCCMSGCINCVWEMYKEDIDHWQEKRKQAHEALMKTPGATWPADFGTPPADRANDPEAKDEWDDVDVSIKVFLDTEKRLRKKKQAKKLQEMGGGAAQQQQATA, from the coding sequence ATGTTTTCTACGATTGTGAGTGACCAGAGGACCGTCCAGGACGGATTGGAGATGACAAGACAAGACCCGCCAAAAACCAGTTTCACTAACCAAGTACAAAGAAAACAGCCACGAGGAGTGGGCCACAAAGGAGCCAACCACAAAAAGACCTTTTCTCCCTCAAAACCCTCCAGTCTCACGTTTGATACCTCCGACCGAAAACACGACAACCTGACGGCCCAGCAGAGAGCCGAGCTGGTTTTCGGAAAAGTGGGATCTCGAAAGGCCCGACGAGAAGACGCCGAGAAACTGACCCGGGTGATTGCAGGTGTCCGAGTGCCCCCCAGACCCGAAGAGCCCGAAAATTGCTGCATGTCCGGATGTATCAACTGCGTGTGGGAAATGTACAAGGAAGACATTGACCACTGgcaggagaagcgaaagcAGGCACACGAGGCGCTCATGAAGACGCCAGGAGCCACATGGCCGGCCGACTTTGGAACCCCACCGGCAGATCGAGCCAATGACCCCGAGGCTAAGGATGAATGGGATGACGTTGACGTGTCTATCAAGGTGTTCCTGGATACTGAGAAGCGActgcgaaagaagaaacaggCCAAAAAGTTGCAGGAGATGGGAGGTGGCGCTGcacaacagcagcaggccaCCGCCTAA
- a CDS encoding uncharacterized protein (Compare to YALI0A18700g, weakly similar to DEHA0D17149g Debaryomyces hansenii IPF 2883.1) translates to MTPIHSDPLQCEAVSDEDSHGSIKDTVSSPVSTQTQTRPAPVLRPRKSYNSAHTNPHSPAPYDTPLFSSLDEMPSALHNLSDESLAKMIDRHGGMFLVRQLSRDLAQREKEVVVMRKQHEDRERELKTMLVECDVSVIEIERRLSSMRVTSVVNPDHVINEALQEALVDVPQESESRSLLSITKTLWDSPRSARSLLSVKSSSASLKSFMDEGGDGNNSGSAVVSTSAITTSSTTTNTREEEYSSVKNGSLNNDTATNMSTSSDPPRSIEMTSIFDPSMAPPTLQQSRDLLTDRYGFKYDWKRSQKESARKPVSIHSTEDSTIDNTSSFEPVKSSSSSTSSSDQSKTTTKSSETKTTSKPISSAFQEPPSRSAPTATVSLTTNVNNNSVSNVSKNTPVKLLLSQLSHIHDTQQKAQLQNWTEFLNTLSTLASEQDENACTNLLGLGGVSLRPHYPKLYKSFVSLVLGGIPVKLRPQIWSQCSGAESITIPGLYQELLTDSNSSATDYDPIAAQNTSQIDLDLYRTMPHNIFFGKGPGVAKLRNVLVAVSRHNPDTGYCQGMNIMAAVLLLAFPTEEDAFWALVALTNLLPTDYLAPPLLTSRADQRVLKSYIVQHLPQINQHMDQLEIDLEAITFSWFLSCFADTLPPEVLFRIWDVFLCLEGMSFLFKTALALFKMHKSQLLEFDSAADFYTYIKNVGDKVLSVDNLIKTAEEFDITEADVEKRRKAALADLQ, encoded by the coding sequence ATGACCCCTATACACTCAGACCCTCTACAATGTGAGGCTGTCTCTGACGAAGACAGTCATGGCTCGATAAAGGACACTGTTTCCAGTCCGGTatcaacacaaacacagacaagGCCCGCCCCCGTCCTCCGCCCGAGGAAATCGTACAATTCGGCCCATACAAACCCACATTCGCCTGCTCCATACGACACTCCTCTGTTCTCCTCGCTGGATGAAATGCCAAGCGCCCTCCACAACCTGTCTGACGAATCGCTGGCTAAAATGATCGACCGACACGGAGGCATGTTTCTGGTACGGCagctgtcacgtgatctggCCCAACGTGAGAAGGAAGTGGTTGTGATGCGAAAACAGCACGAGGACCGCGAACGCGAGCTCAAAACCATGCTGGTGGAATGCGACGTGTCTGTGATTGAGATTGAACGGCGGCTAAGCTCCATGCGCGTCACCAGTGTCGTTAATCCGGATCACGTCATCAACGAGGCTCTACAGGAGGCTCTAGTTGATGTTCCTCAGGAATCCGAATCCAGGAGTCTCTTGAGTATCACCAAGACTCTGTGGGACAGTCCTCGAAGTGCACGCTCCCTCCTTTCGGTCAAATCTTCTTCTGCCTCGCTCAAAAGTTTTATGGACGAGGGTGGAGACGGCAACAACTCGGGTTCTGCAGTTGTTTCCACTTCCGCAATCACAACTTCTTCTACGACAACAAACACCCGTGAAGAGGAATACTCGAGTGTCAAGAACGGCTCGCTGAACAACGACACAGCCACCAACATGTCCACTTCTTCTGACCCTCCCAGAAGTATCGAAATGACATCCATCTTCGACCCCTCCATGGCTCCTCCGACCCTCCaacagtcacgtgacctgcTCACAGACAGATACGGCTTCAAGTATGACTGGAAGCGATCTCAAAAAGAGTCCGCTCGAAAGCCCGTCTCCATTCATAGCACGGAAGACAGCACCATTGATAATACTTCTTCTTTTGAGCCGGTTAAGAGCTCCAGTtcaagtaccagcagttcTGATCAGTCTAAAACAACCACAAAGTCCTCAGAAACGAAAACAACTTCAAAGCCTATCTCCAGTGCGTTTCAGGAACCCCCTTCGAGAAGTGCTCCCACTGCTACAGTCTCTCTAACCACCaatgtcaacaacaacagtgTCAGCAATGTTTCGAAAAACACACCCGTCAAACTGCTTCTTTCCCAGCTCAGTCACATTCACGACACTCAGCAAAAGGCTCAATTACAAAACTGGACCGAGTTCCTCAACACTCTCTCCACCTTGGCGTCTGAACAGGATGAAAATGCATGTACCAATCTCCTAGGTCTCGGCGGCGTTTCTCTCCGACCCCACTATCCAAAACTGTACAAGtcttttgtgtctcttgtTCTGGGCGGCATTCCTGTCAAATTGCGGCCCCAAATCTGGTCTCAATGCAGTGGAGCCGAGTCTATTACCATTCCTGGGCTGTACCAGGAGCTGCTTACAGACAGCAACAGCTCAGCCACAGACTATGACCCCATAGCTGCGCAGAACACGTCGCAGATCGACCTGGACCTGTACCGAACCATGCCTCATAACATCTTCTTTGGCAAGGGTCCGGGAGTAGCCAAGCTGCGAAACGTTCTGGTAGCGGTATCCAGACACAATCCGGACACTGGATACTGCCAGGGGATGAACATTATGGCTGCTGTTCTGTTGCTGGCATTTCCCACAGAGGAAGATGCCTTTTGGGCCTTGGTGGCCCTCACAAACCTGCTGCCCACAGACTACCTGGCTCCTCCTTTACTCACTTCTCGTGCTGACCAAAGGGTGCTCAAAAGCTACATTGTCCAGCACTTGCCCCAAATAAATCAACACATGGACCAGCTGGAAATCGACCTCGAAGCAATCACGTTCAGCTGGTTCCTCAGTTGTTTTGCAGACACGCTTCCTCCAGAGGTGCTGTTCCGGATCTGGGAcgtgtttctgtgtttggAAGGTATGTCGTTCTTGTTCAAGACTGCTCTGGCGTTGTTCAAAATGCACAAGTCGCAATTGCTCGAGTTTGACTCGGCAGCCGACTTCTACACGTACATCAAAAATGTGGGAGACAAGGTGCTGTCGGTGGACAATCTCATCAAGACCGCTGAGGAGTTTGATATCACTGAGGCTGACGTCGAGAAGCGCAGAAAGGCTGCCCTGGCTGACTTGCAGTGA
- a CDS encoding uncharacterized protein (Compare to YALI0A18722g, similar to Saccharomyces cerevisiae VPS28 (YPL065W); ancestral locus Anc_8.529, uniprot|Q8WZL1 Yarrowia lipolytica Vps28 protein) yields the protein MSLPYAPLTHMPPQRSSNISLNEEVRLYSSPKERERYENLAELYSIIVSLDYLEKAFLKDSVSQQDYSSICTRLLSQYNTLLKDEGVQNEFVSLQHFKDKYGLDCSLATQRISVGIPASVVIASQASSALASTNIGGMDGGGRSTPTGEGPSTSRAVAEATGNFITCMDALKLNYSATDQLHPLLGDLMTSLGKVTNKDFAGRDKIVKWLITLNNMKATESITDDQSRQLLFDLDNAYKGFFAELD from the coding sequence ATGTCACTTCCATACGCCCCACTAACCCATATGCCACCACAGCGCAGCTCCAACATTTCTCTCAACGAGGAGGTGCGTCTCTACTCTTCGCCAAAAGAGAGAGAACGATACGAGAACCTCGCGGAGCTGTACTCGATTATTGTGTCCCTGGATTATCTTGAAAAGGCCTTTCTCAAAGACTCTGTGTCGCAACAGGACTACTCGTCAATCTGCACTCGGTTGCTGTCTCAATACAACAccctgctcaaggacgaaGGAGTACAGAATGAGTTTGTGTCGTTGCAGCATTTCAAGGACAAGTACGGACTCGACTGTTCGCTGGCAACACAAAGAATCAGTGTGGGAATCCCGGCCAGCGTGGTCATTGCTTCCCAGGCATCGTCAGCACTAGCATCAACAAACATTGGGGGAATGgacggaggaggacgatCCACTCCCACAGGGGAAGGCCCCTCGACGTCACGAGCTGTTGCCGAGGCCACTGGCAACTTCATTACTTGCATGGACGCTCTGAAGCTCAATTACTCCGCCACTGACCAGCTGCATCCTCTGCTGGGAGACCTCATGACCTCGCTGGGTAAGGTGACCAACAAGGACTTCGCGGGACGAGACAAGATCGTCAAGTGGTTAATCACGTTGAACAATATGAAGGCCACGGAGAGTATCACCGATGATCAATCGAGACAGTTGTTGTTTGATCTTGATAATGCTTACAAGGGTTTCTTTGCAGAACTAGATTAG
- a CDS encoding uncharacterized protein (Truncated form of YALI0A18744g, weakly similar to uniprot|Q03897 Saccharomyces cerevisiae YDR128w) yields the protein MGHINPNIGQITSNVSDGILGDWGNHPFGRNALVTRLFDYFEKQHNTQMLANMSCVMSSVHQQEQSELNVPQTPGTLSFVRSPGFPPGEHSTNYFLKSPVNAEAWDIPEKRKKRSGSRVIDISPFGSQTSNTTFGSPEWWKRSMARPSSRDVAGGTLSRVDSAFFTRDQSYTPSSDDNIDFSGLFTPLLHRQASIVLSLAEHEPADYPKMQIEFFPTLQDTSPVSLLDPAREDKFQSYRMQYASILASWGLTVESLEVLKFNNRTYNSLFGEIKSAQIGLYAKQSTQVVSKTVSQQPPRTVHFKANPNNNKECAFCSVTVQGRFFFCVVCEHVTHAACAAEWWQTGLGQCPAGCGCECMEHSIASTEVCS from the coding sequence ATGGGCCACATCAACCCCAATATTGGCCAGATCACCTCCAATGTCTCTGACGGTATTCTGGGTGACTGGGGTAACCATCCATTTGGCCGTAATGCTCTGGTCACCCGCTTGTTTGACTACTTTGAAAAGCAACACAATACCCAGATGCTGGCAAATATGAGTTGTGTCATGAGCTCAGTGCACCAGCAGGAACAGTCTGAATTGAACGTTCCCCAAACACCTGGAACACTCTCGTTTGTGAGATCTCCGGGTTTCCCGCCAGGTGAACACTCCACCAACTACTTTCTCAAATCTCCTGTCAACGCCGAGGCTTGGGACATTCCTGAGAAACGGAAGAAACGGtctgggtcacgtgtcaTTGACATTTCGCCGTTTGGCTCGCAGacctcaaacacaacaTTTGGCTCGCCCGAATGGTGGAAGAGGTCAATGGCTCGACCGTCTTCACGTGATGTAGCAGGAGGAACGTTGTCACGGGTTGATTCTGCTTTTTTCACACGCGACCAGTCGTACACCCCGTCGTCTGATGACAATATCGACTTTTCTGGTCTCTTTACACCTCTTCTGCATAGACAAGCTTCCATCGTTCTGTCTCTAGCCGAACACGAGCCTGCAGACTACCCCAAGATGCAGATTGAGTTCTTCCCTACTCTCCAGGACACGTCTCCAGTTTCTCTACTAGACCCTGCACGAGAAGACAAGTTTCAAAGCTACCGAATGCAATATGCGTCGATTCTAGCGTCCTGGGGACTGACAGTCGAGAGCCTGGAGGTACTCAAGTTCAATAATCGCACGTATAACTCGTTGTTTGGAGAGATTAAAAGCGCCCAGATTGGTTTGTACGCTAAGCAGTCCACGCAAGTGGTTTCCAAGACCGTttctcagcagcctcctcgaaCCGTGCATTTCAAAGCCAATCCGAATAACAACAAGGAGTGTGCTTTCTGTTCAGTGACGGTGCAGGGCCGGTTCTTTTTCTGTGTCGTCTGTGAACACGTTACCCATGCCGCCTGTGCTGCCGAGTGGTGGCAGACCGGGCTGGGTCAGTGTCCTGCGGGTTGTGGGTGCGAGTGTATGGAGCATAGTATTGCTTCTACGGAGGTGTGCTCATGA